From a single Candidatus Melainabacteria bacterium genomic region:
- a CDS encoding class A beta-lactamase-related serine hydrolase codes for MLTIRSTNCALITAIAFQFNANLIFPFSAIAAPAPSQADAIEKRGDESAASAKIAPGITPAQEQAIVDAAKKQLKAFGGKEPIPGVYIGIYMPGKAPYLKGVGVADLKNKKPFEELDRFRIGSNTKTFVVSVLLQLQDEHLLKVDDPISKYDIGVKIPNAKNITIRQLAEMRSGLFEAYDTKEFNALKIKPTTNLSANKLIDWAVAHKALFAPGTKYNYSNTNYLILGRIIELITHDTVGNQIRKRLIDKLGLSATTFPETVAMPKPYAHGYGPAKNGSWEDVSETLPPCITWAAGNMISDIPDMARWVKAYVTGTTNSADSQKDRLKCLPIAPGSTMTFGMGIGHHAGWYGYTGGLPGYHTAAYYLPEKDITMIAFVTAQKEKPAPGAANVIVREISRIITPDHVIFAPIPKPH; via the coding sequence ATGCTTACCATTCGCTCGACAAACTGCGCTCTAATCACAGCTATTGCGTTTCAATTCAACGCCAATCTTATCTTTCCTTTCAGTGCCATTGCAGCACCTGCACCCAGCCAAGCTGATGCCATAGAAAAGCGCGGAGACGAATCAGCTGCGTCAGCGAAGATAGCACCCGGAATAACACCAGCACAGGAACAAGCGATTGTAGATGCTGCCAAAAAGCAACTGAAGGCGTTCGGAGGAAAGGAGCCCATCCCCGGGGTCTACATAGGCATCTACATGCCAGGCAAAGCGCCCTACCTGAAGGGCGTAGGAGTGGCGGATCTCAAAAACAAAAAACCGTTTGAAGAGCTGGATCGCTTCCGCATTGGCAGCAACACAAAAACTTTCGTAGTCTCAGTTCTCCTTCAATTGCAAGACGAACATCTGCTCAAGGTCGACGACCCGATCAGCAAGTACGATATCGGGGTAAAAATTCCAAACGCTAAGAACATCACAATCAGACAACTTGCTGAGATGCGCAGCGGACTTTTCGAAGCCTACGACACAAAGGAATTCAACGCCCTCAAGATCAAACCAACCACCAATCTTTCAGCCAATAAATTGATTGACTGGGCCGTAGCGCATAAAGCGCTTTTCGCACCAGGAACAAAATACAACTACAGTAATACAAACTATCTTATCCTCGGTCGGATAATAGAACTGATCACCCATGACACGGTAGGCAACCAAATCCGCAAAAGGTTGATCGATAAACTCGGCTTATCGGCGACGACATTCCCTGAGACAGTGGCGATGCCGAAACCGTATGCGCACGGATATGGACCAGCCAAGAATGGAAGTTGGGAAGACGTCTCTGAAACGCTGCCGCCCTGCATTACCTGGGCCGCAGGCAATATGATTTCAGACATTCCAGACATGGCCAGATGGGTCAAAGCGTACGTTACCGGCACTACCAATAGTGCCGATTCGCAAAAGGACAGGCTGAAGTGTTTGCCGATCGCCCCAGGTTCTACAATGACATTTGGTATGGGCATCGGTCATCATGCCGGCTGGTATGGCTATACAGGCGGCTTGCCCGGCTATCACACAGCGGCATACTATCTGCCCGAAAAAGACATCACCATGATTGCTTTTGTAACAGCCCAGAAAGAAAAGCCTGCTCCTGGTGCAGCCAACGTTATCGTTCGAGAAATATCTCGAATAATAACTCCTGACCATGTAATCTTCGCACCAATACCGAAGCCGCACTAA
- a CDS encoding DUF255 domain-containing protein produces the protein MKANFWCKLALSGLISIVSSGQAWSHPEIFSDLSLEQAKQEAAKNNKFLLIDFTASWCPPCRRMEASTWTNATVQDWIKANAVAIQIDVDKDEKTSAELHVEAMPTMVLFKPQDRSTEFGRQVGYMDSSELLQWLEGIKSGKSDQEIAKEANGSNGNEVFEHVTKAQNLQAEGKNDEACEEYLWIWNNVSSNAPNIGQIRTGLVPNELKRLALTSPTVRTKCGALRDAAEKNNNRNDWIILNGILNENVRTLAWFDKAKLDPNLRTELQKQSTLIEPVLCSEARWNDIVTYLYPDPIAKLNEYFKRAQEMKKPSADTEVSKTFDPFPTMVMTIYAAYIGAGKNVEAQKIASECMRLDDSADMKDSLNRIETVMKTVRSTPAKPAK, from the coding sequence ATGAAAGCAAATTTTTGGTGCAAGCTCGCTTTATCCGGACTAATTTCCATCGTCAGTTCCGGTCAGGCATGGTCGCATCCCGAAATATTTTCAGACCTGAGCCTCGAACAGGCAAAGCAAGAAGCAGCCAAAAACAACAAATTCTTGCTCATAGATTTCACGGCTAGCTGGTGTCCGCCGTGTAGGCGAATGGAAGCTTCTACCTGGACCAACGCAACCGTGCAAGATTGGATCAAAGCAAATGCCGTCGCCATCCAAATTGATGTGGATAAAGATGAGAAAACAAGTGCAGAGCTTCACGTCGAAGCGATGCCAACTATGGTCTTGTTCAAGCCACAAGATAGATCGACGGAGTTTGGGCGGCAAGTCGGCTACATGGACTCTTCTGAGCTGCTGCAGTGGCTGGAAGGAATTAAAAGCGGCAAGTCAGACCAGGAGATAGCCAAAGAGGCGAACGGCTCAAACGGCAATGAAGTTTTTGAGCACGTTACAAAAGCCCAAAATCTACAAGCCGAAGGGAAGAATGACGAGGCGTGCGAAGAGTATCTCTGGATCTGGAACAATGTTTCGAGTAACGCCCCCAACATCGGGCAAATTCGCACAGGTCTCGTGCCCAATGAACTGAAAAGACTAGCACTGACTTCACCGACTGTTCGTACCAAATGTGGAGCCCTGAGAGATGCGGCCGAAAAGAATAACAACCGAAACGATTGGATCATTTTGAACGGCATTCTCAACGAAAATGTGCGTACTTTAGCCTGGTTTGACAAAGCAAAACTAGACCCTAATCTCCGTACAGAGCTGCAAAAACAGAGCACCCTTATTGAACCCGTGCTGTGTTCCGAAGCTCGCTGGAACGACATAGTTACTTATCTCTATCCAGATCCAATCGCCAAGTTGAATGAGTACTTCAAACGTGCACAAGAAATGAAAAAACCAAGTGCAGATACGGAAGTGTCGAAAACGTTCGATCCATTCCCGACAATGGTGATGACCATTTATGCTGCATACATTGGCGCAGGAAAAAATGTTGAGGCCCAGAAAATAGCAAGCGAGTGCATGCGTCTGGACGACTCTGCAGACATGAAAGATAGCCTGAATAGAATTGAAACGGTAATGAAAACTGTGCGCAGCACTCCAGCAAAACCAGCGAAATAA
- a CDS encoding DUF4440 domain-containing protein — MRPFLKAESLSLTKALACFVMTVQVGSLYLWCRSSIAADVVPTQKNSAQHSKMDKEKTNKEITLIETTLQSQADAWNAGDLDKFMTAYLNSPEITFVSADGEMKGYEALEARYRKKYGTSRDTMGKLSFSDLQIKLLEKQHALCIGHWLVERPDHSKLQGMFSLVLDKVDGAWKIIHDHTSLFPAAASNESKS, encoded by the coding sequence ATGCGTCCATTTCTGAAAGCCGAGTCGCTATCGCTCACTAAAGCTCTGGCCTGTTTTGTTATGACAGTTCAGGTTGGTTCTCTGTATCTCTGGTGCCGAAGTTCAATTGCTGCAGATGTAGTTCCAACACAGAAAAATTCAGCCCAGCACAGCAAAATGGACAAGGAAAAGACGAACAAGGAAATCACACTGATAGAGACCACCTTGCAGTCTCAAGCCGATGCCTGGAACGCAGGCGATCTGGACAAATTTATGACTGCCTATTTGAACTCGCCAGAAATCACTTTTGTTTCAGCCGATGGTGAGATGAAAGGTTACGAAGCGTTGGAGGCAAGGTACCGTAAAAAATACGGAACCAGTCGCGACACCATGGGTAAACTGTCATTCTCAGATTTGCAGATCAAATTGCTCGAAAAACAACACGCCCTCTGCATCGGGCACTGGCTGGTCGAACGACCGGACCATTCGAAGTTGCAAGGCATGTTCAGCCTCGTGCTAGACAAAGTCGATGGTGCCTGGAAAATCATTCACGATCATACGTCTTTATTTCCTGCTGCGGCTTCGAACGAATCGAAGTCTTAG
- a CDS encoding response regulator, which produces MQTMTCNDTGKRGLKFLVVDDDQTIRKIMQIQLKIFGLRVDVAHDGVQAVQLVLGCRYDVIFMDIQMPNMNGILAAETIRSHELEHGHAPAYIIATTAGGATPEQCFDAGMNDYLMKPVGFTKVVDVLYQLLFERHSRDKFERELPKCGCCTSCI; this is translated from the coding sequence ATGCAAACTATGACTTGTAATGACACTGGGAAACGTGGCTTGAAGTTTCTGGTCGTCGATGATGATCAGACTATTCGAAAGATCATGCAGATTCAACTGAAAATCTTCGGGTTGAGAGTTGATGTTGCACATGACGGGGTGCAAGCGGTTCAGCTTGTACTGGGGTGCCGCTATGACGTCATTTTCATGGATATTCAGATGCCTAATATGAACGGCATTCTTGCGGCGGAGACGATAAGGAGTCATGAGCTGGAGCACGGACATGCCCCTGCTTACATCATTGCCACTACCGCAGGTGGCGCGACGCCTGAGCAATGTTTTGATGCCGGCATGAATGACTACCTGATGAAACCGGTTGGTTTCACTAAAGTGGTCGATGTTCTCTACCAGCTATTGTTCGAGCGTCACTCTCGCGATAAGTTTGAACGCGAACTGCCTAAATGTGGCTGTTGCACATCGTGCATTTAG
- a CDS encoding sodium-dependent bicarbonate transport family permease, whose product MFAKFWNNFRSNLFKPLLLFFYVGFCIPLLRVAFDFPKAIYQGLTIYLLVSIGWHGGEELAMLSSKSFNQAFAFMIVGFLTNAVIALLAYGMLRLFVPKLRKVDAATVAAYYGSDSAGTFVTCLGVLQAAHIAAAAYMPVMLAIMEIPGCLVGLLLVNQLRLKGMDRRGNMPDEPNYKPRTDEEQASAKKQKWGHVFHEIFFNPGSFLLFGGIFIGYVSRLQGLKVVQQDDAVFISLFQGFLCLFLLEMGMTASRRLADLRSVNWTFIAFGLVAPNIFAIFGMAVAQLLSHALHQPFQLGTYTLFAVLCAAASYIAVPAVQRLAIPEASPSLPLAASLGLTFSYNVTVGIPLYMLIAQILMRQFPVS is encoded by the coding sequence CTGTTCGCCAAGTTCTGGAATAACTTCCGTTCGAACCTATTCAAGCCGCTTCTGCTTTTCTTCTATGTCGGATTTTGCATTCCGCTTCTGCGCGTCGCCTTTGACTTTCCAAAGGCAATCTATCAGGGTCTGACGATTTACTTGCTCGTATCAATCGGCTGGCACGGCGGAGAAGAGCTTGCCATGCTGAGCAGCAAGTCCTTTAATCAAGCCTTTGCATTCATGATTGTCGGATTCTTGACCAACGCAGTCATTGCGCTTCTTGCATACGGCATGCTGCGGCTTTTCGTCCCGAAATTGCGCAAAGTCGATGCAGCTACAGTGGCCGCCTATTACGGTTCTGACTCAGCAGGAACATTCGTCACATGTCTGGGCGTATTGCAGGCTGCTCACATCGCCGCTGCCGCTTATATGCCGGTAATGCTGGCGATCATGGAAATTCCAGGATGTCTTGTCGGGCTTCTGCTGGTCAACCAGTTGCGCTTAAAAGGCATGGATCGTCGCGGAAACATGCCGGATGAACCAAACTACAAACCGCGAACAGACGAAGAGCAAGCTTCAGCTAAAAAGCAGAAGTGGGGTCATGTTTTCCACGAGATCTTCTTTAATCCTGGATCTTTCCTGCTTTTTGGCGGCATTTTTATCGGCTATGTAAGCCGATTACAAGGTCTGAAAGTGGTTCAACAAGACGACGCAGTTTTCATCTCACTCTTCCAGGGTTTCCTTTGCTTGTTCCTGCTCGAGATGGGCATGACCGCATCGCGACGTCTGGCCGACTTGCGATCAGTAAACTGGACGTTCATTGCCTTCGGGCTCGTCGCACCGAACATCTTTGCTATCTTCGGAATGGCTGTGGCGCAGCTTCTCAGTCACGCACTGCACCAGCCCTTCCAACTTGGCACCTATACGTTGTTCGCCGTGCTCTGCGCTGCGGCGTCATACATTGCTGTTCCCGCCGTGCAACGACTGGCAATTCCCGAAGCGAGTCCATCACTTCCACTGGCAGCCAGTCTCGGTCTGACATTTTCCTACAACGTAACTGTTGGAATTCCGCTCTACATGCTGATTGCGCAAATTCTGATGCGCCAATTCCCGGTTAGTTAA
- a CDS encoding fumarate hydratase (catalyzes the formation of malate from fumerate), translating to MSSNGHGLFQLGKRDTQYRLISKDQVSVEKFGDKEMLVVKPEALEELSKAAFHDIAHYLRASHLQNLRAILDDKEASSNDHFVALELLKNASIAAGGTLPMCQDTGTAIVVAHKGDRVWTGADDAELLQEGVKKTYLDCNLRYSQMAPIDMYKEANTGSNLPAQIDILSEPGEEYEFLFIAKGGGSANKTFLLQETKSVLNPTSLRQLLTEKIAGLGTSACPPYHLAIVIGGLSAEMTLKTVKLASCHYLDTLPREGDKTGRAFRDIALEKEILEITRELGIGAQFGGKYFCHDVRVIRLPRHGASLPIGIGVSCSADRQILGRIDRNGVWLEQLEVDPAKYLPEIEDDSLLSQTIHVDLNQPMEEVRKLLSGKPAGTRLMLSGTLLVARDIAHAKWKEMIERGEELPQYTRQHPIYYAGPAKTPTGYASGSFGPTTAGRMDSYADLLMSRGASLITLAKGNRGKNVKEACAKYGGFYLGTIGGAAARLAKDSIRKVEVIDFPELGMEAVHKVEIEEFPAFIVINDKGEDFYASISESRVAIAH from the coding sequence ATGTCATCTAATGGACACGGGCTTTTTCAGCTCGGGAAGAGAGATACACAATATCGGTTGATCAGCAAAGATCAGGTCTCAGTGGAGAAATTCGGCGACAAAGAGATGTTGGTCGTCAAGCCTGAAGCCCTGGAAGAACTGAGTAAAGCAGCATTTCATGACATCGCGCATTACCTGAGAGCTTCCCATCTGCAAAATCTCCGTGCCATTCTGGACGATAAAGAAGCCTCATCGAACGACCACTTCGTAGCGCTGGAACTTCTCAAGAACGCGAGTATTGCGGCTGGCGGCACCCTGCCAATGTGCCAGGACACCGGCACAGCTATAGTCGTGGCCCACAAAGGCGACCGGGTCTGGACAGGCGCAGACGACGCCGAGCTGCTTCAAGAAGGCGTCAAGAAAACTTACCTTGACTGTAACTTGCGTTACAGCCAGATGGCACCGATCGACATGTATAAGGAAGCGAATACAGGCAGCAATTTGCCAGCCCAGATCGACATTCTCTCCGAACCAGGCGAAGAGTACGAATTCCTCTTTATCGCCAAAGGCGGCGGCTCGGCGAACAAAACATTCCTTTTGCAGGAAACTAAATCGGTTTTGAATCCCACCTCTTTGCGGCAGCTGCTCACAGAAAAGATTGCCGGGCTCGGTACCTCCGCATGTCCGCCCTATCATCTAGCCATTGTCATTGGCGGACTTTCAGCCGAGATGACCTTGAAAACCGTAAAATTGGCTAGCTGCCACTATCTCGACACCCTGCCAAGAGAAGGTGACAAGACGGGGCGAGCCTTCCGCGACATAGCACTGGAGAAGGAGATACTGGAAATCACACGCGAGCTGGGTATAGGTGCCCAGTTTGGCGGCAAGTATTTCTGCCACGATGTGCGCGTCATCCGCCTGCCTCGCCATGGCGCCAGTTTACCGATCGGCATCGGAGTTTCATGCAGTGCCGACCGTCAAATACTCGGTCGAATCGACAGAAACGGTGTCTGGCTCGAACAGCTGGAAGTCGACCCGGCTAAATATCTGCCTGAAATTGAAGACGACAGTCTGCTCAGCCAGACCATACATGTCGACCTCAATCAACCCATGGAAGAAGTGCGCAAATTGCTCTCCGGCAAGCCGGCAGGCACGCGGCTGATGCTGAGCGGCACCCTGCTTGTCGCACGCGACATCGCCCACGCAAAATGGAAGGAGATGATCGAGCGCGGTGAGGAACTGCCTCAATACACCCGCCAGCACCCAATCTACTATGCTGGCCCAGCCAAGACTCCTACCGGTTACGCATCTGGTTCGTTTGGACCGACGACCGCGGGGCGCATGGACTCCTACGCAGATCTGCTGATGTCGCGTGGTGCCAGTTTGATTACGCTCGCTAAAGGCAATCGCGGTAAAAATGTGAAAGAAGCGTGCGCTAAATATGGCGGCTTCTATCTCGGCACCATCGGCGGTGCGGCGGCGCGGTTAGCCAAAGATTCAATTCGCAAAGTTGAAGTGATCGACTTTCCTGAATTGGGTATGGAAGCAGTTCACAAAGTAGAGATCGAGGAATTTCCTGCATTCATCGTCATAAACGATAAAGGCGAAGACTTCTATGCGTCCATTTCTGAAAGCCGAGTCGCTATCGCTCACTAA
- a CDS encoding universal stress protein → MKLLLSIDNSEHSQVAIEDVSHGLWPDGTEVMIATAVWSPFGFVGSKEHSNEAAQKLLNDAAEIIRSNQYITKVETQILAGNPKNEIIGVLAEKHFDLLVMGSRRPSMQKILFGSVSHALLLGSPCSVRIARRAIVRKKRRVLVGFDGSEFCWRALSIVAGRHVPDGTEIFIVNAVPTVDESAYDNPHVFSQEQLEQGRSRLLDVAQDGLAEAKAKLSAQLPHCIVNTKILNGHPRKALIAACEDFDADIIFVGTQGRNFSALIAIGSVSEAVAVGAPCTVEIIKTPNAS, encoded by the coding sequence ATGAAATTACTTCTATCAATAGACAATTCGGAACATTCGCAAGTCGCCATTGAGGACGTGTCACACGGACTTTGGCCGGACGGCACCGAAGTTATGATCGCAACGGCGGTCTGGTCTCCTTTCGGTTTCGTTGGTTCGAAAGAACACTCCAACGAAGCAGCTCAAAAATTATTGAACGATGCTGCTGAGATTATTCGAAGCAATCAATATATAACGAAGGTAGAAACACAGATACTGGCAGGAAATCCAAAGAATGAAATCATTGGGGTGCTCGCCGAGAAACACTTCGACCTGCTCGTAATGGGTTCGCGTCGCCCGTCGATGCAAAAAATACTTTTTGGCAGCGTCTCTCATGCCTTGCTGCTTGGCTCACCTTGTTCGGTGCGCATAGCCCGACGCGCCATTGTCAGAAAAAAGCGTCGCGTGCTTGTCGGATTTGACGGCTCGGAATTTTGCTGGCGAGCACTGTCCATAGTGGCTGGTCGCCATGTACCAGACGGCACCGAAATATTTATTGTCAATGCGGTGCCGACTGTTGACGAAAGTGCTTATGATAACCCTCATGTTTTTTCGCAAGAACAGCTCGAACAAGGGCGCAGCCGTTTGTTGGATGTTGCTCAAGACGGGTTGGCCGAGGCCAAAGCTAAACTCTCTGCTCAGTTACCTCACTGTATCGTCAACACTAAGATTCTCAACGGTCATCCACGAAAAGCGCTAATTGCAGCGTGCGAAGACTTCGATGCCGACATCATTTTTGTTGGCACCCAGGGCCGAAATTTTTCCGCTCTCATTGCAATTGGCAGCGTGTCGGAAGCCGTAGCAGTTGGGGCACCATGTACCGTCGAAATTATCAAAACACCAAATGCTTCCTGA
- a CDS encoding MFS transporter, which translates to MSRIFQPAPHIERLPAEKIDAEYRRHRLQILTTIFVGYAGYYLVRSNMNVAKPYLINDLGMTKGDVGLLAAGLTIAYGVSKFVMGNFSDRSNPRFFLATGLICSGVVNLAFGFVPGLYFMIFFWSLNGWFQGMGWPPCGRTMVHWFSDRERGTKMAIWNLAHNVGGMLAPVIASYSILITASWKSAFYVPALLSIGTGFLVVAYLRDTPQSVGLPSIEEHKNDYPSTAVEDRERELSAKEILLQYVLNNKFLWIYAIANVFVYIVRYGVVNWAPTYLTEVKGYSITDTAWQSSLYEFAGIPGMLFCGWASDRLFHGRRSPIMVISMILVALAVVLYWQNPKGNFILDSVSLIAIGFLIYGPVMLIGVAACDLVPKKAVGTAAGLTGLFGYLGATVAEVGIGYTVQQYGWNAGFILIIAAGLIATLLLALTWNVHDRRKE; encoded by the coding sequence ATATCACGAATATTTCAACCCGCGCCTCATATCGAGCGTTTGCCCGCTGAAAAGATTGACGCTGAGTACAGGCGACACCGGCTTCAGATTCTCACTACTATTTTTGTCGGATACGCCGGCTACTACCTGGTGCGTTCCAATATGAATGTCGCCAAGCCGTATCTTATAAATGATCTTGGCATGACTAAAGGCGATGTTGGACTTCTTGCCGCAGGTCTGACAATTGCCTATGGCGTCTCTAAATTTGTCATGGGAAATTTTTCGGATCGATCGAATCCACGATTTTTTCTGGCTACCGGGCTGATTTGCTCAGGCGTCGTGAATCTGGCGTTCGGATTCGTTCCCGGCTTATATTTCATGATTTTTTTCTGGTCCTTGAACGGGTGGTTTCAGGGCATGGGCTGGCCTCCCTGCGGCAGGACTATGGTGCACTGGTTCTCGGATAGAGAGCGGGGCACAAAAATGGCCATCTGGAATCTTGCTCATAACGTCGGCGGAATGCTTGCGCCGGTTATCGCCAGCTATTCGATTCTAATTACAGCCAGCTGGAAAAGTGCCTTTTACGTGCCAGCCCTTCTTTCGATAGGTACTGGATTTCTTGTGGTGGCATACCTGCGCGATACGCCTCAGTCTGTTGGTTTGCCGAGCATAGAAGAGCATAAGAATGATTATCCATCAACTGCTGTTGAAGATCGGGAGCGCGAGTTGAGCGCCAAAGAGATCTTGCTTCAGTACGTCTTGAATAACAAATTTCTCTGGATTTATGCCATAGCAAACGTTTTTGTCTACATCGTCCGGTACGGAGTGGTGAATTGGGCTCCGACTTACTTGACCGAGGTGAAGGGGTATTCCATAACTGATACGGCATGGCAATCGAGCTTGTATGAATTTGCCGGAATTCCCGGCATGCTCTTTTGCGGCTGGGCTAGTGACAGGCTCTTCCACGGTCGACGTTCGCCGATCATGGTGATTTCTATGATTTTGGTGGCACTTGCTGTGGTGCTTTACTGGCAAAATCCCAAAGGCAATTTTATCCTTGATTCTGTTTCTCTTATTGCGATTGGATTTCTAATTTATGGTCCGGTAATGCTTATCGGCGTGGCAGCCTGCGACCTGGTGCCGAAAAAAGCCGTAGGAACTGCTGCTGGGCTAACGGGGCTTTTTGGTTATCTCGGTGCGACCGTCGCTGAGGTTGGCATTGGATACACAGTTCAGCAATATGGCTGGAATGCCGGATTCATTCTAATAATAGCTGCAGGCTTGATCGCTACTCTTTTATTGGCGTTGACATGGAATGTCCACGATCGACGAAAAGAATAG